A region of Rhinoraja longicauda isolate Sanriku21f chromosome 31, sRhiLon1.1, whole genome shotgun sequence DNA encodes the following proteins:
- the ccn1l1 gene encoding cellular communication network factor 1, like 1: MEVLVFLVSALCVAVSVQGNCGPECHCPDSAVSCALGISLMLDGCNCCKVCARQFNQDCSAMEPCDHVKGLECNYGPSDGAARGICRAKSEGRPCEFAGNIYQNGENFKPNCKQQCTCIDGVVGCMPLCPQEFSLPTLDCPKPRLVKVPGQCCEEWACDTNHIGEDSADSTEENEDSMSYEEMGEQPDIEPLSSKELTELVRAGLHIEPAWRVRSGEVKSKCLVQTTEWSQCSKTCNIGISTRVTSDNPQCRLMKETRLCQLRPCNLPLNTNLKRGKRCLRMKKAREAVRFTYAGCTSVRRYKPRWCGSCTDGRCCTPSLTRTVHVRFRCEDGETFSKSMMWTDKCQCHYNCAYQNEISYPYYMLHNDIHKFSE; encoded by the exons ATGGAAGTGTTGGTGTTCCTGGTCTCCGCGCTGTGTGTGGCGGTAAGT GTGCAAGGAAACTGTGGACCCGAGTGCCACTGCCCCGACTCTGCTGTCAGCTGTGCCCTGGGCATCAGCCTGATGCTGGACGGCTGCAACTGCTGCAAGGTGTGTGCCCGGCAGTTCAACCAGGACTGCAGCGCCATGGAACCATGCGACCATGTCAAGGGCCTGGAGTGTAACTATGGGCCGAGCGACGGAGCTGCCAGAGGCATCTGCAGAG CAAAATCAGAAGGAAGGCCGTGTGAGTTTGCGGGGAACATCTATCAGAACGGGGAGAACTTCAAACCCAACTGCAAGCAGCAATGTACCTGTATCGATGGCGTGGTGGGGTGCATGCCCTTGTGCCCGCAGGAGTTCTCCCTGCCAACCCTGGACTGTCCCAAGCCGCGGCTGGTGAAGGTGCCAGGCCAGTGCTGTGAGGAGTGGGCCTGTGACACCAACCACATTGGCGAAGACTCTGCAGACAGCACCGAGGAAAACGAAGACTCAATGAGTTACGAGGAGATGGGAGAGCAGCCTGACATAGAGCCTCTCTCGAGCAAGGAACTGACCGAGCTCGTCAGAGCTGGCCTGCACATCGAACCAG CGTGGAGGGTTCGGAGCGGAGAGGTGAAGTCCAAGTGCCTGGTCCAGACCACCGAGTGGTCCCAGTGCTCCAAGACCTGCAACATTGGCATCTCCACCAGAGTGACCAGCGACAATCCCCAGTGCCGGCTGATGAAGGAGACCCGCCTGTGCCAACTGCGCCCATGCAACCTGCCGCTCAACACCAACCTCAAG AGGGGCAAGAGGTGCCTGAGGATGAAGAAGGCCAGGGAGGCGGTGCGCTTCACCTACGCCGGCTGCACTAGCGTGCGGCGCTACAAGCCGCGCTGGTGTGGGTCGTGCACGGACGGCCGCTGCTGCACGCCCTCCCTCACCCGCACGGTCCACGTGCGCTTCCGCTGCGAGGACGGGGAGACCTTCTCCAAGAGCATGATGTGGACAGACAAGTGCCAGTGCCACTACAACTGCGCCTACCAGAACGAGATCTCCTACCCCTACTACATGCTGCACAACGACATCCACAAGTTCTCAGAGTAA